In the genome of Desulfuromonas sp. DDH964, one region contains:
- a CDS encoding cytochrome c3 family protein, protein MKRMALLPTVAALLLLMAVPGWAADSCVTANCHAVMGKARFVHGPVAAAECDLCHEATGKAHPGGKGAFKLAAAGSALCYQCHDNKSDGMSSVHPALVDGCTGCHSPHQSSYPNFLYQEGTALCLRCHEDKTAGMADVHPALESGCTSCHDPHAGKAKGMLPEAGAALCLSCHDDPRQGKAALHPPVAEGDCTACHNPHAGKAKGMLPASGPAFCEECHDSKTAGMADIHPIIESDGCTGCHDPHGGKVKGMLPASGAKLCYSCHESKTKGLKVLHPPVADGDCTACHSPHAGKAKGMLPAAGSGLCNECHESKTAGKAHVHTPVADGECTSCHGPHGGKTKFMLPATGARLCNECHDDKAAGKVVHSPVKDGDCTSCHDVHASAAENQLAAPGNELCFMCHDDKAQLGTMADVHPIVADGCTNCHNPHSAGQKYLLPAQGDALCFSCHDQIEAETRGSSRHGALTDGGCSACHDPHGTGYPKMFSGPAASMCYGCHEEMELRIKAQKYGHEPVAAGECWACHAPHGSDYPPLLKAAYPQEFYASYSAERYALCLTCHDRTAFEYARTSEATNFRNGDRNLHRVHVNKPDKGRVCKVCHGVHGADQPKMILSKVPDFGQWEIPINFVPNKAGGTCFVGCHKPKSYNRYKAVENP, encoded by the coding sequence CACGAAGCGACCGGCAAGGCCCACCCCGGCGGCAAGGGGGCGTTCAAGCTGGCGGCAGCCGGGAGCGCGCTCTGCTATCAGTGCCATGACAACAAAAGCGACGGCATGAGCAGCGTCCACCCGGCGCTGGTCGATGGTTGCACCGGTTGCCATAGCCCCCACCAGAGCAGCTACCCCAATTTCCTCTACCAGGAGGGGACGGCCCTCTGTCTGAGGTGCCACGAGGATAAAACGGCCGGCATGGCCGACGTCCACCCGGCTCTCGAATCGGGGTGCACGAGCTGCCATGACCCCCACGCCGGTAAGGCGAAGGGGATGCTCCCTGAAGCCGGCGCCGCGCTCTGCCTGAGCTGCCACGACGATCCGCGCCAGGGGAAGGCGGCGTTGCACCCACCGGTCGCGGAAGGGGACTGCACCGCCTGCCACAACCCCCATGCCGGCAAGGCGAAGGGGATGCTGCCGGCGTCCGGGCCTGCCTTCTGCGAAGAGTGCCACGACAGCAAGACCGCCGGAATGGCGGATATCCACCCGATCATCGAGAGTGATGGCTGCACCGGCTGTCATGACCCCCATGGCGGCAAGGTGAAGGGGATGCTCCCGGCGAGTGGGGCCAAGCTCTGCTACAGCTGCCACGAGAGCAAGACCAAGGGGTTAAAGGTCCTGCATCCACCGGTGGCCGACGGCGACTGCACCGCCTGCCACAGCCCCCACGCCGGCAAGGCGAAGGGGATGCTGCCGGCCGCCGGCTCCGGGCTGTGCAACGAGTGCCACGAGAGCAAGACCGCTGGCAAGGCGCACGTCCATACCCCGGTGGCGGATGGCGAGTGCACCTCCTGCCACGGTCCCCATGGCGGCAAGACCAAATTCATGCTGCCGGCGACGGGCGCCAGGCTGTGCAATGAGTGCCATGACGACAAGGCCGCGGGCAAGGTGGTGCACAGCCCGGTCAAGGACGGGGACTGCACCTCCTGCCATGATGTCCATGCCAGCGCTGCGGAGAACCAGCTCGCCGCGCCCGGCAACGAGCTCTGCTTCATGTGCCACGACGACAAGGCGCAGCTGGGAACGATGGCCGATGTTCACCCGATCGTCGCTGACGGCTGTACCAACTGCCACAATCCGCACAGCGCCGGGCAGAAGTACCTGCTGCCGGCCCAGGGGGATGCCCTCTGTTTTTCCTGCCACGACCAGATCGAAGCCGAGACCAGAGGCTCTTCCCGGCATGGCGCCTTGACCGATGGCGGCTGCAGTGCCTGCCACGACCCCCACGGCACCGGCTATCCGAAGATGTTCTCGGGGCCGGCCGCCTCGATGTGCTATGGCTGCCACGAAGAGATGGAGCTCAGGATCAAGGCGCAGAAGTACGGGCATGAGCCGGTGGCGGCAGGCGAATGCTGGGCCTGTCACGCCCCCCACGGCTCGGATTATCCCCCTCTGCTCAAAGCGGCCTACCCGCAGGAGTTCTATGCCAGCTACAGCGCTGAGCGCTATGCCCTTTGCCTGACCTGCCATGATCGCACCGCCTTTGAGTACGCCCGTACTTCGGAGGCGACCAATTTCCGCAACGGCGACCGCAACCTGCACCGGGTGCATGTCAACAAGCCCGACAAGGGGCGGGTCTGCAAGGTCTGCCACGGTGTCCATGGCGCCGATCAGCCGAAAATGATCCTGAGCAAGGTGCCCGACTTCGGCCAGTGGGAGATTCCGATCAACTTTGTGCCAAACAAGGCCGGCGGCACCTGTTTCGTCGGCTGCCATAAGCCGAAGAGCTACAACCGCTACAAGGCGGTGGAGAACCCGTAA